In Dehalogenimonas etheniformans, one genomic interval encodes:
- the dnaG gene encoding DNA primase produces the protein MDVINEIKSRADIVELVSQYTTLARSGKSLKGLCPFHSEKHGSFFVYPESGTWHCFGACATGGDVFSFLMKKEGWSFSEALERLAEKYGVSLPSRFQSTPEAGHRSDLYAVNAAAAQYFHGLILNAPASEKARTYLQRRGVDSKSIADFQLGYALPEWQALKDHLNNAGYTDDLLTDAGLLGRSDSGRLYDRFRDQIIFPIADIKGRITGFGARVLDNSQPKYLNSPETPLFSKSSTLYGLNLAATAIRVVDTAVIVEGYIDTIISHQYGFTNTVASMGTAINDKQLNTLKKLSSNLILALDADVAGEEAMARCVPFENLLEREIRVVTAPQGLDPDEVIRADAEEWHRLIASATPIVDFVFERAIGSTDLHSAMGKADLVTKLLPVIAGINDPVRRAHYLALLAGRVGTTAADLQFSLLQLKLPQPGAKLAEPSRVIPLSSRAYQLEKHFLAILIKHPELKSACGGFREDYLNSIENREIYRHCLTSNDGTLLKEQLDPSVWECFENISAKPIPDDRLADRLQKCALHLEKEYLKSYASRISAILDTEGDKGSAVELLRYREQALSLASRLAELDKRENQKHRSPGR, from the coding sequence ATGGACGTTATCAACGAAATAAAATCCCGGGCAGATATCGTCGAACTGGTGAGTCAGTACACGACATTAGCCCGTTCCGGCAAGTCTTTAAAAGGGCTTTGTCCGTTCCATTCGGAAAAACATGGTAGCTTTTTTGTTTACCCTGAATCCGGTACCTGGCACTGTTTCGGAGCCTGCGCCACTGGCGGTGATGTATTTTCTTTCCTGATGAAAAAAGAGGGCTGGTCGTTCTCAGAAGCGCTTGAAAGGCTGGCGGAAAAGTACGGCGTTTCCCTACCTTCCAGATTCCAATCCACACCGGAAGCCGGCCACCGTTCAGATCTTTACGCGGTCAATGCTGCGGCAGCTCAGTATTTTCATGGACTGATATTAAATGCACCAGCAAGTGAAAAAGCCCGTACCTACCTCCAGAGACGGGGCGTTGATTCCAAATCAATAGCTGATTTCCAACTGGGTTATGCTTTACCCGAGTGGCAGGCACTCAAAGACCATCTCAATAATGCCGGCTACACCGACGATTTGCTCACCGACGCCGGGTTGCTAGGCCGAAGCGACTCCGGCCGCCTTTACGACCGGTTCAGAGACCAAATCATATTTCCTATCGCCGATATCAAGGGGCGCATAACGGGCTTCGGAGCCCGAGTTCTGGACAACTCCCAGCCCAAATACCTGAATTCTCCTGAAACGCCCCTTTTCTCCAAAAGCTCTACACTATATGGACTCAACCTGGCCGCCACGGCCATCCGCGTCGTAGATACCGCCGTAATAGTTGAAGGTTATATCGATACGATCATCAGCCACCAGTACGGATTCACCAACACCGTTGCATCAATGGGCACTGCCATTAACGATAAACAGTTGAACACCCTGAAAAAATTGTCTTCCAACCTTATCCTGGCTCTTGATGCCGACGTTGCCGGCGAGGAAGCAATGGCAAGATGTGTCCCTTTTGAAAACCTGCTCGAGCGTGAGATCAGGGTGGTGACTGCACCTCAGGGTCTGGATCCGGACGAGGTAATTAGAGCAGACGCCGAAGAATGGCATCGGCTGATAGCATCGGCAACACCCATCGTCGATTTTGTGTTCGAGAGAGCCATTGGGTCCACCGACCTCCACAGCGCCATGGGTAAGGCAGACCTCGTCACCAAATTGTTGCCTGTCATCGCCGGGATCAACGACCCGGTCCGGCGGGCGCATTATCTGGCGCTTCTTGCGGGAAGAGTTGGAACTACGGCTGCAGACTTGCAATTCAGCTTGCTACAACTTAAACTACCCCAGCCCGGCGCCAAACTAGCGGAGCCATCTCGCGTCATCCCCTTATCATCAAGGGCTTATCAATTGGAAAAGCATTTCTTGGCAATATTAATAAAACATCCCGAGTTGAAGTCCGCTTGTGGCGGCTTCCGGGAAGATTATCTAAATAGTATTGAGAATCGTGAAATCTACCGCCATTGTTTGACCAGTAACGATGGTACTTTGTTAAAAGAACAACTTGATCCATCTGTTTGGGAATGTTTTGAAAATATCTCGGCAAAACCGATTCCCGACGACCGTTTGGCTGACCGACTGCAAAAATGTGCGTTACATTTAGAAAAAGAATATCTTAAGTCATACGCATCTAGAATCAGTGCAATATTAGATACTGAAGGCGACAAGGGAAGCGCCGTGGAACTTCTCAGATATCGAGAACAGGCACTATCATTGGCTAGTCGTCTGGCGGAACTAGACAAACGTGAAAACCAAAAACACAGAAGCCCCGGGAGGTAA
- a CDS encoding deoxyguanosinetriphosphate triphosphohydrolase, with amino-acid sequence MTHLPDIRHYLEDRERQWLSPYATLSVNTLGREKVEEPSPVRTEFQRDRDRIIHAKAFRRLKHKTQVFIAPLGDHYVTRLTHTLEVSQLARTITRALRLNEDLAEAISLGHDLGHTPFGHVGEEVLGELYPGGFRHNAQSLRVVEKLENNSQGLNLTAEVRDGILNHSKAQGDIMASAAGEPATLEGEVCRLADALAYINHDIGDAVRAGIIHLSDLPCQAVEVLGQTHSKIVDTMVRDVIASSFGVSGTAPELPVKIGMSQSVLSACNLLRDFLFERVYRNRDHYAENARATVRSLYRFYLESPQNLPLEFRDADDPARGVVDYIAGMTDQFATQTALSFGLV; translated from the coding sequence ATGACCCACCTCCCCGATATTCGCCATTACCTGGAAGACCGGGAGCGCCAATGGCTGTCACCATACGCGACCTTGTCTGTCAATACTCTGGGACGAGAGAAAGTTGAAGAACCGAGCCCGGTACGTACTGAATTCCAACGCGACAGAGACCGTATCATCCATGCTAAAGCCTTTCGTCGGCTGAAGCATAAAACCCAGGTTTTTATCGCACCGTTAGGCGATCACTACGTAACCCGGCTTACCCACACCCTGGAGGTTTCGCAACTCGCGCGGACAATTACCAGGGCGCTGCGTCTGAATGAGGATTTGGCCGAAGCCATTAGCCTTGGTCACGACCTGGGTCACACCCCCTTCGGGCATGTGGGCGAAGAAGTATTAGGCGAACTCTATCCGGGCGGCTTCCGGCACAATGCTCAGAGCCTCAGAGTGGTTGAAAAGTTGGAAAACAACAGTCAGGGATTGAACTTAACCGCCGAAGTGCGTGATGGCATACTTAATCACTCCAAAGCCCAGGGTGACATTATGGCTTCTGCCGCAGGTGAGCCGGCGACACTGGAAGGTGAAGTCTGCCGCTTGGCTGATGCTTTAGCCTATATTAACCACGATATTGGCGATGCGGTCAGAGCGGGTATAATCCATCTATCGGATCTTCCCTGTCAGGCGGTAGAGGTGTTGGGACAGACTCACTCCAAAATAGTTGACACCATGGTTCGCGACGTTATTGCCTCTTCCTTCGGTGTTTCAGGCACTGCGCCCGAGTTACCCGTCAAGATCGGAATGAGCCAATCCGTCCTGAGTGCCTGCAACCTGCTAAGGGATTTTTTATTTGAGCGGGTGTACAGGAACCGCGATCACTATGCGGAAAATGCTCGTGCCACCGTAAGGAGTTTGTACCGGTTCTACCTCGAATCTCCTCAAAATCTTCCACTCGAATTCCGTGATGCCGATGATCCGGCCAGGGGTGTCGTCGACTATATAGCCGGTATGACCGATCAGTTCGCTACTCAAACGGCTTTATCATTTGGTCTTGTTTAA